The proteins below come from a single Paracoccus sp. SCSIO 75233 genomic window:
- the nuoL gene encoding NADH-quinone oxidoreductase subunit L, with protein sequence MAKIILFAPLIGALIAGFGWRLIGEKAAQYLTTGILFLCCLLSWIVFLGFDGQTQHIPVMDWVVSGDFTSAWAIRLDRLTAIMLIVVTTVSALVHLYSMGYMAHDENFTEKENYKARFFAYLSFFTFAMLMLVTADNLLQMFFGWEGVGVASYLLIGFYYKKPSAGAAAMKAFIVNRVGDFGFLLGIFGLWWLTGTVVFDEIFAQVPEIADTSVRFLWTDWNAANLLGILLFIGAMGKSAQLFLHTWLPDAMEGPTPVSALIHAATMVTAGVFLVCRMSPLYEFAPDAKLFITIIGASTAFFAATVGLVQNDIKRVIAYSTCSQLGYMFVAAGVGVYSAAMFHLLTHAFFKAMLFLGAGSVIHAMHHEQDMRNYGGLRKKIPLTFWAMMIGTLAITGVGIPLTTIGFAGFLSKDAIIESAYVGNQFGFWALVIAAGFTSFYSWRLMFLTFYGEPRGDKHTHDHAHESPRVMTVPLGVLAVGAILAGMVWYGDFFGDRVNSFFHMGGAEAEATTEETASGEDAAAEGGEETAAVTEEHAAPGYVNTDVPAPVGGAIYMHPDNHVMHDAHYVPKWVKVSPFIAMLIGLFTAFMMYIRYPDAPAKLAATQRPLYEFLLNKWYFDEIYDYVFVRPARWLGRSLWQGGDGRVIDGAINGIAMGLIPRLTRFAGRMQSGYLFHYALAMVLGILGLLIWVMARGSM encoded by the coding sequence ATGGCAAAGATCATCCTGTTTGCGCCGCTGATCGGTGCGTTGATCGCCGGGTTCGGCTGGCGTCTGATCGGCGAGAAGGCGGCGCAGTATCTGACGACCGGCATCTTGTTCCTGTGCTGTCTGCTGTCCTGGATCGTCTTTCTGGGCTTTGACGGCCAGACCCAGCATATCCCGGTCATGGACTGGGTGGTGTCGGGTGATTTCACCTCTGCCTGGGCGATCCGTCTGGACCGGCTGACGGCGATCATGCTGATCGTGGTGACGACGGTGTCGGCGCTCGTCCATCTCTACTCGATGGGTTACATGGCCCATGACGAGAACTTCACCGAGAAAGAGAACTACAAGGCGCGGTTCTTCGCCTATCTGTCCTTCTTCACCTTCGCCATGCTGATGCTGGTGACCGCCGATAACCTCTTGCAGATGTTCTTCGGCTGGGAGGGCGTCGGCGTCGCCTCCTATCTGCTGATCGGTTTCTACTACAAGAAGCCAAGCGCGGGCGCCGCTGCGATGAAGGCGTTCATCGTCAACCGGGTCGGGGATTTTGGCTTCCTGCTGGGGATCTTCGGGCTGTGGTGGCTGACCGGAACTGTGGTCTTTGACGAGATTTTCGCGCAGGTGCCGGAGATCGCTGACACCAGCGTGCGTTTCCTCTGGACCGACTGGAATGCGGCCAACCTGCTGGGCATCCTGCTGTTCATCGGTGCCATGGGCAAGTCGGCGCAGCTTTTCCTTCACACATGGTTGCCTGACGCGATGGAAGGCCCGACGCCGGTTTCCGCTCTGATCCACGCCGCGACGATGGTGACGGCGGGCGTGTTCCTCGTCTGCCGCATGTCGCCGCTTTATGAATTCGCGCCCGATGCGAAGCTGTTCATCACCATTATCGGCGCAAGCACCGCGTTCTTCGCGGCGACCGTCGGTCTGGTGCAGAACGACATCAAGCGGGTGATCGCGTATTCGACCTGCTCGCAGCTCGGCTATATGTTCGTGGCGGCGGGTGTTGGCGTCTATTCCGCCGCTATGTTCCATCTGCTGACGCATGCTTTCTTCAAGGCGATGCTGTTCCTCGGTGCCGGTTCGGTCATCCACGCGATGCATCACGAACAGGACATGCGGAACTATGGCGGGCTGCGGAAAAAGATCCCGCTGACCTTCTGGGCAATGATGATCGGCACGCTGGCGATTACCGGGGTCGGTATTCCGCTGACGACCATCGGCTTTGCGGGCTTCCTGTCAAAGGACGCGATTATTGAAAGCGCCTATGTCGGCAATCAGTTCGGTTTCTGGGCGCTGGTCATCGCAGCGGGCTTCACCAGCTTCTACAGCTGGCGGCTGATGTTCCTGACCTTCTACGGCGAACCGCGCGGCGACAAGCACACCCATGACCACGCCCATGAATCGCCGCGCGTGATGACCGTGCCCTTGGGCGTTCTGGCGGTCGGCGCGATCCTTGCCGGGATGGTCTGGTATGGCGATTTCTTCGGTGACCGGGTGAACAGCTTCTTCCATATGGGCGGCGCAGAGGCCGAGGCCACGACGGAAGAAACCGCGTCGGGCGAAGATGCTGCGGCAGAAGGTGGCGAAGAAACCGCCGCTGTGACCGAAGAACATGCCGCGCCGGGTTATGTGAATACCGATGTGCCGGCGCCCGTAGGCGGGGCAATCTACATGCACCCGGACAACCACGTCATGCATGACGCGCATTATGTGCCGAAATGGGTGAAAGTGTCGCCCTTCATCGCGATGCTGATCGGCTTGTTCACGGCCTTCATGATGTATATCCGCTACCCCGACGCGCCGGCGAAACTTGCCGCGACGCAAAGGCCGCTCTATGAGTTCCTGCTGAACAAATGGTATTTCGACGAGATTTACGACTATGTCTTCGTGCGGCCGGCGCGCTGGCTCGGCCGTTCGCTCTGGCAAGGGGGCGATGGCAGGGTGATCGACGGTGCCATCAACGGGATTGCCATGGGGCTGATCCCGCGGCTGACGCGCTTCGCCGGGCGCATGCAGTCGGGCTATCTGTTCCACTACGCGCTGGCGATGGTGCTTGGCATTCTGGGGCTTCTGATCTGGGTCATGGCGCGGGGGAGTATGTGA
- a CDS encoding NADH-quinone oxidoreductase subunit M translates to MNNILSIITFLPLVAALILAIFLRGDDQASRMNAKWLALIATTATFVISLTVLFGFDPGNTDFQFVENRNWILGLRYKMGVDGISVLFVMLTTFLMPLTILSTWDVQTRVKEYMIAFLALEGLMIGVFTALDLILFYLFFEAGLIPMFLIIGIWGGKNRIYAAFKFFLYTFLGSVLMLVAMVTMYRAAGTTDIVQLLAFDFSTEPLHFLGWTIFGGLQTLLFLAFFASFAVKMPMWPVHTWLPDAHVQAPTAGSVVLAAVLLKMGGYGFLRFSLPMFPVASEIFQPVVFWLSAIAIVYTSLVALAQSDMKKLIAYSSVAHMGYVTMGIFAANQVGVDGAIFQMLSHGFISGALFLLVGVIYDRMHTREIDAYGGLVNRMPKYALVFMFFTMANVGLPGTSGFVGEFLTLLGTFRENTWVGLVATTGVIFSAAYALWLYRRVTLGALIKESLKSITDMNPRERWIFVPLIVMTLWLGIYPRVVTDITGPSVAALLNDHDEAVANMPDDPAAYRVVEAAAGAETAQAEH, encoded by the coding sequence ATGAACAATATCCTCTCCATCATCACCTTCTTGCCGCTGGTCGCCGCCCTGATCCTCGCCATCTTCCTGCGGGGTGACGATCAGGCATCGCGGATGAACGCGAAATGGCTGGCGCTGATCGCGACCACGGCGACATTCGTGATCTCGCTGACCGTGCTGTTCGGGTTCGATCCCGGCAATACCGACTTCCAGTTCGTCGAGAACCGCAACTGGATCCTGGGCCTGCGCTACAAGATGGGCGTCGACGGGATCTCCGTCCTGTTCGTCATGCTGACCACCTTCCTGATGCCGCTGACGATCCTGTCGACCTGGGACGTTCAGACCCGCGTCAAGGAATACATGATCGCCTTCCTTGCGCTTGAAGGGCTGATGATCGGCGTGTTCACCGCGCTCGACCTGATCCTGTTCTACCTGTTCTTCGAGGCCGGGCTGATCCCGATGTTCCTCATCATCGGCATCTGGGGTGGCAAGAACCGCATCTACGCGGCGTTCAAGTTCTTCCTTTATACCTTCCTCGGCTCGGTGCTGATGCTGGTTGCGATGGTGACCATGTATCGCGCGGCTGGCACCACGGATATCGTGCAGCTTCTCGCGTTCGACTTCTCGACGGAACCGCTGCATTTCCTCGGCTGGACGATCTTTGGCGGGTTGCAAACGCTGCTGTTCCTGGCCTTTTTCGCCAGCTTCGCGGTGAAAATGCCGATGTGGCCGGTCCATACCTGGCTGCCCGACGCGCACGTCCAGGCACCCACGGCGGGCTCGGTCGTGCTGGCGGCGGTGCTGCTGAAAATGGGCGGCTATGGCTTCCTGCGCTTTTCGCTGCCGATGTTCCCGGTCGCCTCCGAGATTTTCCAGCCGGTGGTGTTCTGGCTGTCGGCGATTGCCATTGTCTACACCTCGCTGGTGGCGCTGGCGCAGTCGGATATGAAGAAGCTGATCGCCTATAGCTCGGTCGCCCATATGGGTTACGTCACCATGGGTATCTTCGCGGCCAATCAGGTCGGCGTGGACGGCGCGATTTTCCAGATGCTGTCGCACGGCTTTATCTCCGGCGCGCTGTTCCTGCTGGTTGGCGTGATCTATGACCGCATGCACACACGCGAGATCGACGCCTATGGCGGGCTGGTCAACCGGATGCCGAAATATGCGCTGGTCTTCATGTTCTTTACGATGGCCAATGTCGGGCTTCCGGGCACTTCGGGCTTTGTGGGCGAGTTCCTGACACTGCTCGGTACGTTCCGCGAAAATACCTGGGTCGGGCTTGTGGCCACGACCGGGGTGATTTTCTCCGCCGCCTATGCGCTTTGGCTCTATCGCCGGGTGACGCTTGGCGCGCTGATCAAGGAAAGCCTCAAATCGATTACCGACATGAACCCGCGTGAACGCTGGATTTTCGTGCCGCTGATCGTCATGACATTGTGGCTTGGCATCTATCCGCGCGTGGTGACGGATATCACCGGACCCAGCGTCGCGGCCTTGCTGAACGACCATGACGAGGCGGTTGCGAATATGCCGGACGATCCGGCCGCCTATCGCGTGGTTGAAGCCGCCGCAGGGGCCGAAACCGCCCAGGCAGAACACTGA
- the nuoN gene encoding NADH-quinone oxidoreductase subunit NuoN, translating to MTSLDFTIIMPEILLAAYALLALLAGAYLGKDAIARLLLWTTVAVFLLLAFFVEVGATPEGVAFYGMFVSDQFARFCKILILVSAAAVMAMSADYLDRRGMLRFEFPILISLAVCGMMVMVSARDLLTLYLGLELQSLSLYVVAAMRRDSVKSSEAGLKYFVLGSLSSGLLLYGVSLIYGFAGTTGFAGIIDVVQGGALPVGLLFGMVFVIVGLAFKVSAVPFHMWTPDVYEGSPTPVTAFFATAPKVAAMALLARVLTDAFGRVPGDWGQILAVLALLSMFLGSIAGIGQTNIKRLMAYSSIAHMGFALVGLAAGTAIGVQAMLLYMAIYAVMNIGVFAWILSLQRDGEPVADLAGLHQFAKAEPVKAMAVLILFFSLAGVPPMLGFFAKLGVLNAAVDAGMTWLAIAGVIASVIGAFYYLRIIYYMYFGNDIEPVRSRMGGVSYGLLVVSAAAVLLGSVSMLGVDRAAGRAADALMVIEDAPAGANVTAEAAQQVE from the coding sequence ATGACGTCACTCGATTTCACGATCATCATGCCGGAAATCCTGCTCGCGGCATATGCTTTGCTGGCGCTGCTGGCCGGGGCTTATCTGGGCAAGGACGCGATAGCGCGGCTGCTTCTCTGGACCACGGTTGCAGTGTTTCTTCTCCTCGCATTCTTTGTCGAGGTTGGCGCCACGCCGGAAGGGGTCGCCTTCTACGGGATGTTCGTCTCGGATCAGTTCGCGCGCTTCTGCAAGATCCTGATCCTCGTATCGGCTGCTGCTGTCATGGCGATGAGTGCCGATTATCTCGACCGTCGCGGAATGCTGCGGTTCGAGTTTCCGATCCTGATCTCGCTGGCGGTATGCGGGATGATGGTCATGGTCTCGGCGCGCGACCTGCTGACGCTTTATCTCGGTCTCGAACTGCAATCGCTGTCGCTTTATGTGGTGGCTGCGATGCGCCGGGATTCGGTCAAGTCGTCTGAGGCGGGGCTGAAATATTTCGTGCTCGGCTCGCTCAGCTCCGGCCTGCTGCTCTACGGGGTGTCGCTGATCTACGGCTTTGCGGGCACGACCGGATTTGCGGGCATTATCGATGTGGTGCAGGGCGGTGCCTTGCCGGTCGGGCTGCTCTTCGGGATGGTCTTTGTGATCGTCGGCCTGGCCTTCAAGGTCAGCGCGGTGCCGTTCCATATGTGGACACCTGACGTCTACGAGGGCTCGCCCACGCCGGTCACGGCATTCTTTGCCACGGCACCCAAGGTCGCGGCGATGGCGCTGCTGGCCCGCGTCCTGACCGATGCGTTCGGGCGCGTGCCGGGCGATTGGGGGCAGATCCTCGCGGTGCTGGCGCTTCTGTCGATGTTCCTCGGCTCAATCGCCGGGATCGGGCAGACCAATATCAAACGCCTGATGGCCTATTCCTCGATCGCACATATGGGGTTTGCGCTTGTCGGTCTGGCAGCGGGGACCGCGATCGGTGTGCAGGCGATGCTGCTGTATATGGCGATCTATGCGGTCATGAATATCGGCGTCTTTGCGTGGATCCTCTCACTGCAACGTGACGGGGAGCCGGTCGCTGATCTGGCCGGACTGCATCAATTCGCCAAGGCCGAGCCGGTCAAGGCGATGGCGGTGCTGATCCTGTTCTTCAGCCTCGCAGGCGTTCCGCCGATGCTGGGCTTCTTCGCCAAGCTGGGCGTTCTGAACGCGGCAGTCGATGCGGGGATGACGTGGCTGGCGATTGCGGGCGTGATCGCGTCGGTTATCGGGGCGTTCTACTACCTGCGGATCATCTATTACATGTATTTCGGCAATGATATCGAGCCGGTGCGCAGCCGCATGGGCGGGGTGTCCTACGGGCTGCTGGTGGTTTCGGCAGCTGCCGTGCTGCTCGGTTCGGTGAGCATGCTGGGTGTGGACCGCGCAGCGGGGCGCGCTGCCGATGCCCTGATGGTGATCGAGGACGCGCCTGCCGGGGCGAATGTGACTGCGGAAGCGGCGCAACAAGTTGAGTGA
- a CDS encoding biotin--[acetyl-CoA-carboxylase] ligase, producing the protein MSESATWPDGVSRHILPRCPSTNAEALRLAPKLSGPAWVLTHDQYEGRGRRGRAWAMPKGNFAASLALKPQGDAGQAAQYSFVAALALYDALGQAAGPAVRLALKWPNDVLLNGGKIAGILLESSGHGGRVDVLAIGMGVNLAAAPPTDPNAAFAPVSVYEESGMKIGPEEFLDILAPAFAAWEARLLNEGFGPIRDAFMARAARLGETITARTGTAEFTGRFEGIDDAGSLILITAAGRQTVPAADVFF; encoded by the coding sequence TTGAGTGAATCCGCGACATGGCCAGACGGGGTTTCGCGGCATATCCTGCCGCGCTGCCCCTCGACCAACGCCGAGGCATTGCGCCTTGCGCCGAAGCTCAGCGGCCCTGCCTGGGTTCTGACCCATGATCAATATGAAGGCCGGGGCCGCCGAGGCCGTGCATGGGCGATGCCGAAGGGAAACTTTGCAGCCTCGCTCGCCCTGAAACCGCAAGGCGATGCAGGGCAGGCGGCGCAATATTCCTTCGTCGCGGCGCTGGCGCTTTACGACGCATTGGGTCAGGCCGCCGGTCCCGCTGTCAGGCTGGCGTTGAAATGGCCGAATGACGTGCTGCTGAATGGCGGCAAAATTGCAGGCATCCTGCTTGAAAGCTCGGGGCATGGCGGTCGTGTGGATGTCCTTGCCATCGGCATGGGTGTCAATCTCGCCGCCGCGCCACCGACAGATCCGAACGCCGCCTTCGCGCCGGTCAGCGTTTACGAAGAATCCGGAATGAAGATTGGCCCGGAGGAATTTCTGGATATTCTCGCCCCCGCATTCGCCGCCTGGGAGGCCCGCTTGCTGAACGAAGGTTTCGGCCCGATCCGGGACGCATTCATGGCCCGTGCGGCGCGTCTTGGCGAAACCATCACGGCGCGCACCGGCACGGCGGAGTTCACCGGGCGGTTCGAAGGCATCGACGATGCCGGCTCGCTTATCCTGATAACCGCCGCTGGCCGCCAGACGGTCCCGGCCGCAGATGTGTTCTTCTGA
- a CDS encoding type III pantothenate kinase, whose product MLLCIDTGNTNTVFSIWDGERFLSHWRIATDHTRTADEYYVWLETLISLTHFELDIDRCIISSTVPRVVFNLRVLCNRYFNTRPLVVGKPDCLLPAEPQVDPGASAGPDRIVNAWAAYDRHGGDLIVVDFGTATTFDVAGADGAYIGGVIAPGVNLSLEALHMGAANLPHVDVTKPARAIGTNTVACIQSGIFWGYIGLVERIIRQIRDERGLEMKVIATGGLAPLFEQGTDVFDSVEDDLTVHGLRLIYDYNKEAGNV is encoded by the coding sequence ATGCTGCTTTGTATCGATACCGGCAATACCAATACCGTTTTCTCCATCTGGGATGGTGAGCGTTTCCTGTCCCATTGGCGGATCGCGACGGATCACACCCGCACGGCGGATGAATATTACGTCTGGCTGGAGACACTGATCTCGCTGACGCATTTCGAGCTGGATATCGACCGCTGCATCATCTCGTCCACGGTGCCGCGCGTGGTGTTCAACCTGCGTGTGCTGTGCAACCGCTACTTCAACACCCGTCCGCTGGTCGTCGGCAAGCCCGACTGCCTGCTGCCCGCCGAACCGCAGGTCGATCCCGGTGCCTCGGCGGGGCCGGATCGCATCGTGAATGCATGGGCGGCCTATGACCGGCATGGCGGCGATCTGATCGTGGTCGACTTCGGCACCGCCACCACATTCGACGTGGCCGGAGCTGACGGCGCCTATATTGGCGGGGTGATCGCCCCCGGCGTCAATCTCAGCCTTGAGGCGCTGCATATGGGGGCGGCGAACCTGCCCCATGTCGACGTGACCAAACCTGCGCGGGCCATCGGCACTAACACCGTCGCCTGCATCCAGTCCGGCATCTTCTGGGGCTATATCGGCCTTGTCGAGCGGATCATCCGCCAGATCCGTGACGAGCGCGGACTGGAAATGAAAGTCATTGCCACCGGCGGGCTTGCGCCGTTGTTTGAGCAGGGTACGGATGTCTTTGACAGCGTGGAAGACGATCTGACCGTTCACGGGCTGCGGCTCATTTACGATTATAACAAGGAGGCCGGAAATGTCTGA
- a CDS encoding ribonuclease J, giving the protein MSDRLIYLPLGGAGEIGMNAYVFGYGPKGKERLIIVDLGVTFGDMDSTPGVDLIMADTAWLQANKNRIEAIFITHAHEDHVGALGLLWDRLEVPVHCRKFTGTLARMKMEERGLPTDAIRIHEPRPNVIEAGPFKVQFVPISHSIPESSALLIDTPAGRIVHTGDFKLDGTPGVGEPFDPKLWHDIAREDGGVKVLTCDSTNVFSPHPGRSEALLANPLLDFVMSQPNMVVATTFASNVARVKTLAEAGVAADRQICLLGRSMRRMVQVATETGVLSDFPNTISPEDAADLPRNKVMLIVTGSQGERRAATAQLARGSYLGIRLKEGDSFLFSSRIIPGNERGVIRNMNQFSEIGVDVYDADDGTYHVSGHANRPDLEAIHDLIKPQILIPMHGEHMHLREHAEIGRSKGLSSIVATNGTMVDITGDTPQIVDEVENGRIYLDGSVLIGAMDGVVRDRIRMALNGHAMVSVIVDENDNPFPDAWVEPMGLPETGRSNQPVAQMVEAELSEFLEKADAKTVADDQKLEEAVRKITRQVAMEEIGKKPEVTVIISRLAP; this is encoded by the coding sequence ATGTCTGACCGACTGATCTATCTGCCGCTCGGCGGCGCGGGCGAAATCGGCATGAACGCCTATGTTTTCGGCTATGGTCCCAAGGGGAAAGAGCGGCTGATTATCGTCGATCTGGGCGTGACCTTCGGCGATATGGACAGCACGCCGGGCGTCGATCTGATCATGGCGGACACGGCATGGCTTCAGGCCAACAAGAACCGGATCGAGGCGATCTTCATCACCCATGCGCATGAGGACCATGTCGGCGCATTGGGACTTCTTTGGGACCGGCTGGAAGTGCCGGTGCATTGCCGGAAATTCACCGGCACGCTCGCGCGGATGAAGATGGAGGAGCGCGGCCTGCCCACGGACGCGATCCGCATTCACGAACCGCGCCCGAACGTGATCGAGGCGGGGCCGTTCAAGGTGCAGTTTGTCCCGATCAGCCACTCCATCCCCGAAAGCTCGGCCCTGCTGATCGACACGCCGGCGGGCCGGATTGTCCATACCGGCGATTTCAAGCTGGACGGCACACCGGGCGTGGGCGAGCCTTTCGATCCGAAGCTATGGCACGACATCGCCCGCGAAGATGGCGGTGTGAAGGTGCTGACCTGCGATTCAACCAACGTGTTCAGCCCCCATCCCGGCCGGTCGGAGGCGCTGCTGGCCAATCCGCTGCTCGATTTCGTGATGTCGCAGCCGAATATGGTCGTCGCGACGACCTTTGCCTCAAACGTGGCGCGGGTGAAAACGCTGGCGGAGGCGGGGGTGGCCGCGGACCGGCAGATCTGTCTTCTGGGCCGTTCGATGCGGCGCATGGTACAGGTCGCGACGGAAACCGGCGTGTTGAGTGATTTCCCGAACACGATCAGCCCGGAAGACGCCGCCGATCTGCCCCGCAACAAGGTGATGCTGATCGTGACCGGCAGCCAGGGCGAACGGCGCGCGGCAACCGCGCAGCTCGCGCGCGGTTCCTATCTGGGGATCCGGCTGAAGGAAGGCGACAGCTTCCTGTTCAGCTCGCGCATCATTCCGGGCAATGAACGCGGCGTGATCCGCAATATGAACCAGTTTTCCGAAATCGGCGTCGATGTCTATGACGCTGACGACGGCACCTATCACGTCTCCGGCCACGCCAACCGCCCCGATCTGGAGGCGATCCACGATCTGATCAAACCGCAAATCCTGATCCCGATGCATGGCGAGCATATGCATCTGCGCGAACATGCCGAGATCGGGCGGTCGAAGGGGCTTTCATCGATCGTCGCCACAAATGGCACGATGGTCGACATCACCGGCGATACGCCCCAGATCGTCGATGAGGTCGAAAACGGGCGCATCTATCTGGATGGCAGCGTGCTGATCGGCGCCATGGACGGCGTGGTCCGTGACCGTATCCGCATGGCGCTGAACGGTCACGCAATGGTCAGTGTGATTGTCGATGAAAACGACAACCCGTTCCCGGATGCCTGGGTGGAACCTATGGGCCTGCCGGAAACCGGCCGCTCCAACCAGCCGGTCGCACAGATGGTCGAGGCCGAATTGTCAGAGTTTCTGGAAAAAGCTGACGCCAAGACCGTCGCTGACGACCAGAAGCTGGAAGAGGCGGTGCGCAAGATCACCCGTCAGGTCGCAATGGAAGAGATCGGCAAGAAACCCGAGGTGACCGTCATTATCAGCCGCCTCGCACCGTAA